CAGGAGAACGCGATGTGGAGCAGGTTCGTCATCGGGATCATCGGCAGTGCCGTCGCCGTCACCGTGCTCGGGGCCGTCGGCACCCATGTGATCGCCGACCCCGAGTCCACCTCGCGCCTGGACGTGGACAGCACGGTGAACGTCGGCGGGCAGAAGGCGCTCGCCGCGGACGTCGTCGAGAGCCGCACCGAGCACAGGTACCACCCGCTGCCGTGGGTCGGCACCAAGCTCTCCGGCGTCACCTGCCCGACCGGTCTGAAGGCCGTCGCCGGGGCGAGCATCACCTGTACGGGCAGGAAGCCCGACGGCTCGGCCGTCCGCATCCCCGTCCGGGTACGCCGGGCCACGGACTCGACCGTGACCTGGATCTTCGACCG
Above is a genomic segment from Streptomyces fodineus containing:
- a CDS encoding DUF4333 domain-containing protein, whose amino-acid sequence is MWSRFVIGIIGSAVAVTVLGAVGTHVIADPESTSRLDVDSTVNVGGQKALAADVVESRTEHRYHPLPWVGTKLSGVTCPTGLKAVAGASITCTGRKPDGSAVRIPVRVRRATDSTVTWIFDR